One Scophthalmus maximus strain ysfricsl-2021 chromosome 1, ASM2237912v1, whole genome shotgun sequence genomic region harbors:
- the rasip1 gene encoding ras-interacting protein 1 has translation MEGSGSPRFRKLHFPVGLWINSPRKHFAKLGGRWPSAISVKSTTSSDAASLHEAPFAPSSSLSNSTPSLASPTPSPSPSPAFLRPRPAGPQSRTKRLSHLFLRGRSNSDRDRAVGEREREVWAHSAAPSSHHYLPPASSSAPGLIKIYGDALSSGANYRSLLANIHSTARQLIAQVITRYTEREREETDDAVLQKHSPEDFLLCDVIGKPIQQPDGAIKWETECRRSVAPWECPLLLVDMWRPKDGFERRFEIQRKEDYEREEQEREKEREREGESYQGVRWRRSRMSSGGGPEESERGHRGRNTELRRSISDMNLSLRRRQGNHVNSDLRGSGNQPNNNGGLPDRKNIVSMIGPQPGEIRASKVQAKVGWTNQPAEDEKDYSSCDLEVMSQSLILPPTDRPYFLLLQGYDQSKDFVLYIMAGLTHVFGRKPTMREREKDRERERKGKRPLKVDTFLSAPDLLARHLLVRRDSAVPETPTGQALMRPFRGGAVTLNGMALYREAVLKPGDVIGLGHHFLFLYRDPRVTPAPPLALTLPWQADASTTCCPSGLVDRQEALRQYLGSTEAVLKFHPRHADPLLQEIISKNSSPDSGGGPLAPAYLLSIMIDHASKHLDPALTPQILLKSANLIKEIVWDNIKEFGDKHPTQNSTEQEGEISTPNVQKLSSDLRPLMFWMSNATELLNFFQVRVETMEKEWEFEAPGDPVLTADMDTCSEALAQLDDVIMHTFQQCVYHLTKTLYSLLPALLDTNPFSREEKDKEKGGPGGAEGEEKRGEEGEMDDVSALPPKVAGLVEVYRCSLMLSREACLSPPLTSQTFGYLFFFTNTSLLNTLLERDGLFSWSRAVQIRTNLDLVLDWLQGAGLGDIASEFMKKLSITVNFLCIPKTRLIQSSWTSLLEDHVLLSSAQLHHLLTHYKLGPTRAPPALWAPPPGTELSGDIFESFLDHPPLILPNETPRLDLSQPIPSPELQKEVTRLRTFLWGLDQDELPANQRTRL, from the exons ATGGAGGGGTCTGGCAGTCCTCGCTTCAGAAAGCTTCATTTCCCCGTGGGTCTGTGGATCAACTCGCCCAGGAAACACTTTGCCAAGCTAGGTGGTCGCTGGCCCAGTGCTATCTCTGTCAA GTCGACCACCAGCTCTGACGCAGCCTCCCTCCACGAGGCCCCCTTtgctccttcctcttccctttctaACTCCACCCCCTCGCTGGCTTCCCCTACCccatctccgtctccctccccgGCCTTTCTCAGGCCACGGCCCGCTGGGCCCCAGTCTCGCACAAAGCGCCTTTCCCATCTCTTTCTGCGGGGGCGCTCCAACAGTGACCGGGACCGGGCtgtgggggagagggagagagaagtttGGGCACATTCAgctgccccctcctcccaccactACTtgccccctgcctcctcctctgccccagGTCTGATCAAGATCTATGGGGATGCCCTGTCCAGTGGAGCCAACTATCGCTCCCTGCTGGCCAACATCCACTCTACAGCCAGGCAGCTCATCGCCCAGGTCATCACTCGctacactgagagagagagggaggaaacagatgATGCAG TCCTCCAGAAACACAGCCCCGAGGACTTCCTATTGTGTGATGTCATTGGAAAGCCCATCCAGCAGCCAGATGGAGCTATCAAATGGGAGACAGAATGCCGGAGAAGTGTTGCCCCATGGGAATGTCCCCTGTTGTTAGTGGACATGTGGCGGCCTAAGGACGGTTTTGAGCGGCGCTTTGAAATCCAAAGGAAGGAAGACtatgagagagaagagcaagagagagagaaggagcgtgagagggagggagagagctaCCAAG GTGTGCGCTGGCGGCGGAGTAGGATGTCATCAGGGGGCGGACCAGAGGAGAGTGAGCGTGGTCACCGTGGGAGGAACACGGAGCTCAGGAGGAGCATCAGTGACATGAACCTGAGTCTGCGCCGCCGCCAAGGCAACCATGTCAACAGTGACCTACGTGGCTCTGGCAACCAGCCCAATAACAATGGGGGATTGCCGGACAGGAAAAACATTGTGAGCATGATTGGCCCACAGCCAGGAGAG ATTAGGGCATCAAAAGTTCAAGCAAAGGTTGGTTGGACGAACCAGCCAGCGGAGGATGAGAAAGATTACTCCAGTTGCGATCTGGAAGTGATGTCACAAAGTTTGATCCTTCCACCCACAGACAGGCCCTACTTCCTGTTGCTACAGGGTTATGATCAGAGCAAG gattttgttttgtacatCATGGCGGGACTTACGCATGTGTTTGGAAGAAAGCccacaatgagagagagagagaaggatagagagagggagaggaaggggaagaggccTTTGAAGGTGGACACATTCCTCTCTGCCCCTGACCTTTTGGCTAGACATTTACTTGTGAGGAGAGACTCAGCTGTTCCTGAGACGCCCACCGGACAAG CTTTGATGCGACCCTTCAGGGGAGGTGCAGTTACACTCAACGGAATGGCCCTTTATAGGGAGGCCGTCCTAAAGCCCGGGGATGTGATTGGTCTTGGGCACCACTTCCTTTTCCTATACCGTGACCCCCGTGTCACCCCAGCTCCACCGCTGGCTCTGACCCTGCCATGGCAGGCTGATGCCTCCACCACCTGCTGCCCCTCAGGGCTGGTGGACAGGCAGGAAGCGCTCAGGCAATACCTGGGATCAACTGAGGCAGTTTTGAAATTCCATCCTCGTCATGCAGACCCCTTGTTACAG GAGATAATCTCCAAAAATTCGTCTCCAGACTCTGGTGGTGGGCCTTTGGCTCCTGCCTATCTCCTGTCAATTATGATAGATCATGCCTCTAAACACCTGGACCCTGCTCTCACACCACAGATATTACTCAAGTCTGCCAATCTAATCAAAGAAATTGTCTgg GATAACATTAAGGAATTTGGGGATAAGCATCCCACGCAAAA TTCGACAGAGCAAGAGGGTGAGATAAGCACACCCAATGTTCAGAAACTGTCATCTGACCTTCGACCCCTGATGTTCTGGATGTCAAATGCCACAGAGCTCCTTAACTTCTTCCAGGTCAGAGTTGAAACCATGGAGAAAGAGTGGGAATTTGAAG CGCCCGGGGACCCAGTTTTGACAGCTGACATGGACACCTGCTCAGAAGCTTTGGCACAGCTGGATGACGTCATCATGCACACTTTCCAACAGTGTGTGTATCACCTCACCAAG ACCCTGTATTCACTACTTCCTGCTCTCCTGGACACCAACCCATTCTccagagaggagaaagataAAGAGAAGGGTGGACCTGGaggtgcagagggagaagagaagaggggagaggaaggggagatgGATGACGTGTCTGCCTTACCGCCTAAGGTTGCGGGGCTGGTGGAAGTGTATCGCTGTTCCCTCATGCTGTCGCGGGAAGCATGTCTGTCGCCGCCTCTCACGTCCCAGACCTTTGGctacctcttcttcttcaccaacACCTCCCTGCTCAATACCTTGctggagagag atggATTGTTCTCCTGGTCCAGAGCGGTCCAGATTAGAACAAACTTGGACCTGGTCCTGGATTGGTTACAGGGGGCGGGATTGGGAGACATTGCCTCTGAGTTCATGAAGAAACTGTCAATCACAGTCAACTTCCTGTGTATTCCCAAGACTCGCCTGATCCAG TCATCCTGGACCAGTCTCCTGGAGGACCATGTCTTGTTAAGCTCCGCCCAGCTGCACCACCTGCTCACTCACTACAAGCTCGGACCAACCAGAGCGCCCCCAGCATTGTGGGCCCCTCCGCCAGGCACAGAGCTGAGTGGAG ATATCTTTGAGAGCTTCCTGGACCATCCGCCTCTAATCCTGCCAAACGAGACTCCACGCCTTGACCTCTCCCAGCCAATCCCAAGCCCTGAACTCCAAAAGGAAGTGACACGTCTCCGCACCTTCTTGTGGGGACTCGACCAGGATGAGCTCCCTGCCAATCAGAGGACTCGGCTTTGA